The Acidimicrobiia bacterium genomic interval GTCTTCGAGGTCCGCGACGACGACTTCCTCTACCTCCTCCAGGACGAGCCGCCCGATGACCTGCGCCCGAAGGTGGAGCAGGCCGTCCGCCAGTGCCCGAAGCAGGCCATCTCGATCGTCGAGGAGTAGCACCGCCGCGAGACCGCCGTCCCCCCACGGCCCCCGGTGACCGATCAGCCGAACATCGTCGACGGCCACGGGGCCGACGACGCGTTCCCGCCCGGGCCCGAGCTCGCCCGCGTCGTCGACGCCCTGCGGCGCGCCACCGACCTCGTGGTCCGGCCCGGCGCGCCACCGGGTGTCCTCGCCGATGCCGCCGACGACGTCGAACGCGCCGTCGAGCGGCTCGAAGGACCCACGCGGCCCTGGCGGGCGTCGCTGCCGGCGCGCCCGCGCGTCGGCCTCGGGCCCGACCAGTTCTTCCCGTTCAGCCCCATGATCGGCCGCTTCAGCCCGCTGGCGCCGCCGGTCCGCTGCGAGGTGCACGACGACGGCGGGGTCGTCGGCCGCGCCGTGCTCGGCGCCGCCTACGAGGGCCCGCCGGGCTGCGTGCACGGCGGGATCATCGCCGGGCTCTTCGACGAGGTGCTCGGCGTCGCCAACATCGCCGCCGGGGTCGGCGCCATGACCGGGACGCTCACCGTCGTGTACCGGAGCCCTACGCCGCTCTACGCCGAGCTGCGCCTCGAGGCCCGCACCGAGACGATCGAGCGGCGGAAGGTCCGGACCACGGGCACGCTCCGCGCCGGCGCCCGGCTCTGCGCCGAGGCCGAGGGCACGTTCGTCCTCGTCCCCCACGAGCGCTTCGTGGCGCACGCGCGCGAGCACGGCGCGCCGACGGCCCCGTGAGCGTCCGGCGGGTGGCCCTCGCCGGGCCGCTGAACTTCCGCGACCTCGGCGGGTACGACGCCGCCGACGGCCGGCGCGTCCAGTGGGGGCGCGTCTTCCGCAGCGATTCGCTGCACCACCTGACCGACCTCGACGGGGCCCGCCTCGGCGAGCTGGGCGTCCGGACCGCCCTCGACTTCCGCGCCCACGACGAGCTGGTCGAGGTCGGCATCGGACGGCTCGGCGGGCTCGACATCCGCCACGTGCACCTCCCGACGATCGACCGGGCCATGAACGTGCCGCGCCCGCCGGACTGGACGCCGCCGTCGTCGGCGGCGG includes:
- a CDS encoding ferredoxin; protein product: MAWKVVVDFDVCESNAICMGIAPEVFEVRDDDFLYLLQDEPPDDLRPKVEQAVRQCPKQAISIVEE
- a CDS encoding PaaI family thioesterase; protein product: MTDQPNIVDGHGADDAFPPGPELARVVDALRRATDLVVRPGAPPGVLADAADDVERAVERLEGPTRPWRASLPARPRVGLGPDQFFPFSPMIGRFSPLAPPVRCEVHDDGGVVGRAVLGAAYEGPPGCVHGGIIAGLFDEVLGVANIAAGVGAMTGTLTVVYRSPTPLYAELRLEARTETIERRKVRTTGTLRAGARLCAEAEGTFVLVPHERFVAHAREHGAPTAP